From the bacterium genome, the window CATACGATATTCATCATGTGCGGGTCAGGATAGCCGAAGACTTCAAAACCTATCTTGCTGAATTTATGCATGGCATCGATGGCGATGGCCGAGGAAGCCCCCACACCATAAAAAAACACTCTTTCCGCCGAAGAAAGTAACCCCAAAGCACTCTCCAATACCTCTTCCTTCAAAGAGAACGACAAATCGTTGATGGCCGTGGAGGAATGGCTGATCACCTTTTTCTTTATGGTCTCCAGGTCATCATCGTCCCGGATGGCCTCGTTGATGGTCTCATGGGGGCTGCCGGACAACTCCTTGGCTAATATCACCCGGAAGACCTGGTAAGAGTCATAGTTTAATTTTTTTAAAAACCGCATCACTGTGGTTTCACTGGTATTGCAGTTGGCTGCCAAATCGGTGATGGATTGCAAAATCACAGATTCTGAATTGTTCAGTATGTAATCTCCCACCACTTTTTGGTGTTTGGATAAAGTATTATAATGCGTCCGAATTTTTCTGAGAATCGATTGCATTCATTCTCTCCCGCATACACATCTTTTTTGGTGATTATATGCCAAAATCAGCGGGATGTAAACAATGAGTAAAATATCTACGGTTTATATATTGACGGCGTAAAAAAATAATGATACATTATGGTTATAAATTTACTGTAGCATAGTAATATAAGTTAAAATTATACTATACCTAAAATCCCATAACGCGCAATAATGCCGAAACAATCTTAACAGGAGGCTGGGAAATGAAAGCTGTGCAAATGTACAAACCGGGAGATCTGCGGGTAGAGGAGGTCCCCAAACCGGAAATGATGTCCGACGAGGCCATGGTGAAGGTACGCGCTGTGGGCCTGTGCGGATCGGATATTCCTCGTGCGCTGGTGTATGGCGCACACGTTTCTCCTATCATTATTGGGCATGAGTTCTCAGGAGAGATCGAAGCTGTCGGCAATTCAGTCAAAAATTTTAAGCCTGGCGACCGCGTGGTAGTT encodes:
- a CDS encoding MurR/RpiR family transcriptional regulator, with the protein product MQSILRKIRTHYNTLSKHQKVVGDYILNNSESVILQSITDLAANCNTSETTVMRFLKKLNYDSYQVFRVILAKELSGSPHETINEAIRDDDDLETIKKKVISHSSTAINDLSFSLKEEVLESALGLLSSAERVFFYGVGASSAIAIDAMHKFSKIGFEVFGYPDPHMMNIVCSHATPQDVMFAVSHTGESIEVLNAVSLVKKRGGKIISVTSFKNSSLAKQADVLLSSSTNGQKYHTEAMASRIVQLTIVDILYLATFIRNERIYDEPLNNSRLAVSLNKR
- a CDS encoding alcohol dehydrogenase catalytic domain-containing protein, translated to MKAVQMYKPGDLRVEEVPKPEMMSDEAMVKVRAVGLCGSDIPRALVYGAHVSPIIIGHEFSGEIEAVGNSVKNFKPGDRVVVPPLIPCGQCEWCRQGIFSLCEDYDYYGSRRNGALAEYVSVKESNLL